One genomic region from Pseudomonas hormoni encodes:
- a CDS encoding ABC transporter ATP-binding protein, producing MYKLTIEGLHKSYGDHHVLKGVSLKANTGDVISLIGASGSGKSTFLRCINFLEQPNDGAMTLDGQDIRMIKDRHGMHVANPDELQKIRTRLAMVFQHFNLWSHMTVLENITMAPRRVLGCSKQEAEDRARRYLDKVGLAARVADQYPAFLSGGQQQRVAIARALAMEPEVMLFDEPTSALDPELVGEVLRVIQGLAEEGRTMIMVTHEMSFARKVSSQVLFLHQGLVEEEGAPEDVLGNPKSERLKQFLSGNLK from the coding sequence ATGTACAAACTGACCATCGAAGGCCTGCATAAAAGCTATGGCGATCATCATGTGCTCAAAGGCGTTTCACTCAAGGCCAACACCGGCGACGTCATCAGCCTGATCGGCGCCAGCGGCTCGGGTAAAAGTACCTTTCTGCGCTGCATCAACTTTCTCGAACAACCCAACGATGGCGCCATGACCCTGGACGGTCAGGACATACGCATGATCAAGGATCGCCACGGCATGCACGTGGCCAACCCCGATGAACTGCAAAAGATCCGCACGCGCCTGGCCATGGTGTTCCAGCACTTCAACCTGTGGAGCCACATGACCGTGCTGGAAAACATCACCATGGCGCCGCGCCGGGTGCTGGGTTGCAGCAAGCAGGAAGCCGAAGACCGCGCCCGTCGTTATCTCGACAAGGTCGGCCTGGCCGCTCGCGTGGCGGACCAGTACCCGGCGTTTCTTTCGGGGGGGCAGCAACAACGGGTCGCCATTGCCCGCGCGCTGGCCATGGAACCGGAAGTCATGCTGTTCGACGAACCGACCTCGGCACTCGACCCCGAACTGGTGGGTGAAGTGCTCAGGGTGATCCAGGGCCTGGCCGAAGAAGGCCGGACCATGATCATGGTCACCCACGAAATGAGCTTCGCCCGCAAGGTGTCGAGCCAGGTGTTGTTTCTGCATCAGGGACTGGTCGAGGAAGAAGGCGCGCCGGAAGACGTGCTGGGTAATCCGAAGAGTGAGCGGTTGAAGCAGTTTCTCAGCGGTAATCTCAAGTAA
- a CDS encoding ligase-associated DNA damage response DEXH box helicase — protein sequence MGTSPDFTKHWFTARGWKPFAFQKQVWAAVKKGQSGLLHASTGAGKTYAVWFAALNRFASAVSPAEKPGKRKLLAQPLTVLWITPMRALAADTARALEEPLRDLQIPWSVGLRTGDTSSSERARQTRRLPSALITTPESLTLMLARADAQTALSTLRMVVVDEWHELLGNKRGVQLQLALARLRRWNPELIVWGVSATLGNQAHAEQVLIPQGGGISVQGQTRKALQVDTLLPPAIERFPWAGHIGLKMLPQVVAEVASSPSSLLFTNTRAQSEIWYQALLEARPDWAGLIALHHSSLSRDTRDWVERALKDGQLKAVVCTSSLDLGVDFLPVERVLQIGSAKGVARLMQRAGRSGHAPGRVSRVTLVPTHSLELIEAAAAQDAVARHRIEPRESPHKPLDVLVQHLVSMALGGGFLPDELYEEVRGAWAYRDLTVEDWTWALAFVRHGGLSLTAYPDYRRVEPDEQGVWRVPDARLARRHRMSIGTIVSDASIQLKFWSKGGGGKQLGSVEEGFIARLKPGDGFLFAGRLLELVRVENMTAYVKRSTVKKAAVPRWNGGRMPLSNELAQAVVARFSAAAQGEFVGPEMEALRPLLEVQQRWSGLPTENSLLAETLKSREGWHLFLFPFAGRQVHLGLASLLAWRVSQQQAVTFSIAVNDYGLELLSATSVEWSSVLNPGLLSPEQLLNDVLASLNAGELALRRFREIARIAGLVFAGYPGAPKSTRQVQASSGLFFEVFKQYDAGNLLLAQAGEEVLRNELDIHRLEQTLERISRLRLDVHPVKRPTPLGFPLLVERMRESMSSEKLADRIRRMVSDLEKTAETGKA from the coding sequence ATGGGAACCTCCCCCGACTTCACAAAACACTGGTTCACCGCCCGCGGCTGGAAACCGTTCGCCTTTCAGAAACAGGTGTGGGCCGCCGTCAAAAAAGGGCAATCCGGGTTGCTGCATGCGAGCACCGGTGCCGGTAAAACCTATGCGGTCTGGTTTGCCGCCCTCAACCGCTTCGCCTCTGCCGTCTCTCCCGCTGAAAAACCTGGCAAACGAAAACTGCTAGCCCAACCGCTGACAGTGCTGTGGATAACCCCAATGCGCGCCTTGGCCGCCGACACCGCTCGCGCACTCGAAGAGCCGCTGCGCGACTTGCAGATCCCGTGGAGCGTAGGCCTGCGCACTGGCGACACCAGCAGCAGCGAACGCGCGCGGCAAACTCGGCGGTTGCCCTCCGCGCTGATCACCACGCCGGAAAGTCTCACCCTGATGCTCGCCCGTGCCGACGCGCAAACCGCGCTGTCGACCTTGCGTATGGTGGTGGTGGACGAATGGCACGAATTACTCGGCAACAAACGCGGCGTGCAACTGCAACTCGCCCTCGCCCGCCTGCGTCGGTGGAATCCCGAGCTGATCGTGTGGGGCGTTTCCGCAACGTTGGGTAATCAGGCTCACGCCGAACAGGTATTAATCCCACAGGGTGGTGGCATCAGCGTTCAGGGCCAGACCCGCAAGGCGCTGCAAGTCGACACGCTGTTGCCGCCCGCCATCGAGCGTTTTCCATGGGCCGGGCATATCGGGTTGAAGATGTTGCCGCAAGTGGTTGCCGAAGTTGCGTCGAGCCCCAGCAGCCTGCTGTTCACCAACACCCGCGCCCAATCGGAGATCTGGTATCAGGCGTTGCTGGAAGCCCGCCCGGATTGGGCCGGGCTGATTGCGCTGCATCACAGCTCACTGTCACGCGACACCCGCGACTGGGTCGAACGCGCCCTCAAGGACGGCCAGCTCAAAGCGGTGGTCTGCACCTCCAGCCTGGACCTCGGCGTGGACTTCCTGCCAGTGGAGCGGGTGCTGCAGATCGGCTCGGCCAAAGGCGTGGCGCGACTGATGCAACGTGCCGGTCGTTCCGGTCACGCGCCGGGCCGCGTGTCGCGGGTGACGCTGGTGCCGACTCACAGCCTGGAGTTGATCGAAGCCGCCGCGGCACAGGACGCCGTGGCGCGGCACCGGATCGAACCCCGTGAATCGCCCCATAAACCCCTGGATGTGCTGGTTCAGCATCTGGTCAGCATGGCGTTGGGCGGTGGTTTTTTGCCCGATGAGTTGTATGAAGAAGTCCGCGGAGCGTGGGCCTACCGTGATCTCACGGTGGAAGACTGGACCTGGGCGCTGGCTTTCGTACGCCACGGTGGGCTTTCCCTGACGGCGTATCCGGATTATCGCCGCGTTGAACCGGATGAACAGGGTGTCTGGCGAGTGCCGGATGCGCGGTTGGCCCGCCGCCATCGCATGAGCATCGGCACGATTGTCAGCGACGCAAGCATCCAGCTGAAGTTCTGGAGCAAGGGCGGCGGAGGCAAACAGCTGGGCAGCGTCGAGGAGGGTTTCATCGCACGGCTCAAACCGGGCGACGGTTTTCTGTTTGCCGGCCGGCTGCTGGAGTTGGTGCGTGTGGAAAACATGACCGCTTACGTTAAACGCAGCACAGTGAAGAAAGCCGCGGTGCCGCGCTGGAATGGCGGGCGGATGCCACTTTCCAACGAGCTGGCCCAAGCGGTGGTTGCCCGCTTCAGCGCTGCGGCGCAGGGCGAGTTCGTCGGTCCGGAAATGGAAGCGCTGCGTCCGTTATTAGAGGTGCAACAGCGCTGGTCCGGATTGCCAACCGAGAACAGCCTGCTGGCTGAAACGCTGAAATCCCGCGAGGGTTGGCACCTTTTCCTCTTCCCCTTCGCCGGGCGTCAGGTGCATTTGGGGCTGGCGAGTCTGCTGGCATGGCGCGTCAGTCAGCAACAGGCGGTGACGTTTTCCATTGCGGTCAACGATTACGGACTGGAGTTGCTCAGCGCCACCAGTGTGGAGTGGTCCAGTGTCTTGAACCCCGGCCTGCTGAGTCCTGAGCAGTTATTGAACGATGTACTCGCCAGCCTGAACGCTGGCGAACTGGCGCTGCGGCGCTTTCGGGAAATCGCACGGATTGCCGGGCTGGTGTTCGCCGGCTACCCCGGCGCACCGAAAAGTACGCGCCAGGTTCAGGCCTCCAGCGGTTTGTTCTTCGAAGTGTTCAAGCAATACGACGCCGGGAATTTGTTGCTGGCCCAGGCCGGGGAAGAAGTCCTACGCAACGAGCTGGATATTCATCGCCTGGAACAGACGCTGGAGCGCATCAGTCGACTCAGGCTCGACGTGCATCCCGTCAAACGTCCTACGCCCCTCGGGTTTCCGCTGCTGGTGGAACGCATGCGCGAAAGCATGAGTTCGGAAAAACTCGCCGACCGTATCAGACGCATGGTCAGCGACCTTGAGAAAACTGCCGAAACCGGAAAAGCCTGA